A genomic segment from Drosophila willistoni isolate 14030-0811.24 chromosome 2L unlocalized genomic scaffold, UCI_dwil_1.1 Seg168, whole genome shotgun sequence encodes:
- the LOC6643360 gene encoding uncharacterized protein LOC6643360 isoform X5: MNKNAGDGSGNDGKNSNKGSGGSNGGGGAGGAGGNPHDPTGLLDAASLFAYWGRDPTGAAAAAASNPLFNSQFNAAAAAGLGLLPNTAGAAANDRYSMAAAAAAAAGAHHHQNTMAVAASQAASLAGLHPASWWSMAQLAAQDYFSRLQASGLSPFPHPDLAAAFGPAAAMGMAGAGAGTNASGAAGGSATGLGGVTGNAGGSGSGGGAGGGGGSSSSSSSKSNKSRKEKRAAQQQQQQQQQQQSLANSINAAAAAAAAAAANNPAAALASMHGFGVPGSSLSSVSTGSGSIPTSSGGGGHGGYKSTASAYGKPSTMTSTSSLSSNPGSAYDPVTLHKELLAMQAVAAAASGSSSNSSSGKKSGGGSSSSSLHGHLTGVGGGGGSSGSSVGMMSGSKSSTNVSSSNASLGGLHSNNPLMSPHSALVSGAGMGGGSAGSNSSSSSGKDRDKNNPSLNALNSLTQFGALGMTPQQSMQSMQAAMNAFAASTTSAGSAGAGGGHSVSSQQQQGGAGGGIGNTNAGAGGKAKDYLSGAGMMSNEHPSLLGVRLPPDTEIIKYTSSIVGPKIPGTTSRGRKKTISETEQQQQNTQQQKQQQQHQVEHLLQQQQKDLDTTTNAISSLLAFPGLSPAKRARLEMEYAAMAAAAQQQQQLHGMLGAAAAAAAASGMPGMSGLPTSLEQLSGVVVGGGGTKGGVSSSSGGGGVGGSSSSSSTITSSGAQSGGSSSAISQQQQLQQQNRGDLSASSSASNDRVEVIKLPPTITSNGAYNLSNKGKEIHDLTTDHGPGAGVNLSLKSNNLSSAGGVGGAGGGAAGGAGTGAVGSASNPITIDDFDAPLNLSMKPSDKSNSQSTSSTSVTNLASDYQTGGGGQSASGGSAAGGSSNSLQSLSSITAALGGTGGMPGGASGVTSPAPHMGGAGGGVISAGGSSAVGGSNSNSGSNSSSYKEGRPRNLGRGVSKPKKNTVASLLAQSRAVGLKPMLATQQLLQQGADIEKIRLALSEANAHMETSTDSESMAAESGLSESESEDANIHNVSELRVPLELGWKRDTVIRGLTKQGQIRGEVTYYAPNSVAPLKTIGQVFAHLEQQPSSLTRENFSFSARAIVGSFLQPAPPPYANDGEYIRMTDEDVAKRLEDLKVFTRQTLNVEQRIEIAKQQQAMRDAKKQQKEELARNKEKARQEKNAKLEQQRKEKELKNQQAIEERKKRQEELDRLKQEELIKKQQEKEKRRQEAILAKEQELQKQKELLLAAEMERERRRQHMNLIRMLEVRRKFEEREKKKHQLVLDRLILRERRMAERKRDADILQLIRRPNEDSEMPQEIAVPELERIAGNRLPGQAMADLLMVFEFLHNFGETLGFDMESLPSLQNLHDALISDSNADAEEELLSVMTHLLVCAIEDPGVPNPGRHTTLLGQSLRNADITNSNVSEILRIYLYATATGEIRQMYGITVDRERERRVPDHHQLDADSATHSAKNQEYYKLLHENDTWKLSHYLKDRPFVALNPTRKAQMLAHLCNDLLMNKAVLRQIDGSLETCAQMRKEKYMTDMKVRKYKALHMRKARIEAYEKAQAEREAAMQALMAQQKLDAERLALAKQAEAEAAAAIAVVPVDGENSKAEVSGETTTNNGGEKEDETKDPEAAAATTTTTTQPMEVDSNDKEETAPATPAAVGAPSTLQLGAGATGDSLVSPTKMTAVPISTTTATTISGGEQCAATIATPTYQHNGSATTTPTNSASLVTVAAAGDALLQAKKTGARNSINEDGQHPDVSISIEDDLSDLDSEITNVEEDEDNRLSADELQKKLDKIVRASLNCKEALEKSTNQLRAACFGQDRFWRRYWKLPKAGGIFIEALESAQNDICGYHEALEGMDEQATDREEEKKAESVDGDAAAAAAEQDEPMDVDEDVDANDKKAVEEPPLASEQPQADAEQQQHQEEDDDDDDDCTEINKVEPEIVDLGDDDDDPPKSDPTAPPPPPPLPAPRPEIKVKSEMELMGPPPTVISTKTDFEAEIKIPTIPGLIPTINNNNNNANVNDFTNMMNMNNMGSNINNINMNINNCDKMDLTSIKAEMDLKKEDDCIIVSTTTIGDDSPKWFSIVKREVPLISELPAEDGGVVSQELQHSYANQNCYAQLQLQGHPWDLINNMQYYSIPMDECKVEPTKYTQECIFSLSGLDEKQMQAKIDEYAVKMSSSGTGTGTDAANLTVSKNGLGSPHPPSETDEELKKTTTTTKSETEEKFFRLGSEVPPDTGGGTGAGPGVGATAAAGAGAGAGETEIEVKPKIELRLDEALSQAYYHNIANMSLSSVQTYIPIDIPLPLSMTPDEHRLLEQVKLAGFPEKVHGVYVPRRHRYGWWQLNDEQKLRQLVKSLNPSGLRERELQENLQRFLTLEQPLGVNYLLKEHETEVVEYMMPDKPNDWNPKVAKRVELALLEQLESLEDKIASASMQLKNWQLPNRIENELNLEQEDVSEEDFVSIIPMIRERIIDLEANIERRYLKPPLGSQTGDAHLAVIAQNQHTSTQTQNSASAAAYLLQMQQQQQQQQQQQQLVGQQQQQQHQQQLGNNTNNSSNLNPSSFNERTMALAAIAAAANPPILDGSSANPAECTSGNVSPASNCDSDKDEKVENIPKGLVQWRDAVSRSHTTAQLAMALYVLESCVAWDKSIMKANCQFCTSGENEDKLLLCDGCDKGYHTYCFKPKMDNIPDGDWYCYECVNKATNERKCIVCGGHRPSPVGKMIYCDLCPRAYHADCYIPPLLKVPRGKWYCHGCITRAPPPKKRSGGSSSKSRRDRDASTAAKRRNDKQLTSGPGSLEQIAVGDVQPQQQQQQQQQQQQILLNASQQSLNSSHDESMTSLPAPLSPAHSVASATFDEQHHNNSIDGSRFPTTTHNNGGVPLAETEGSASGGVTATSYPPYPPPSNFATTGMANRTPPSLPQPLQFNTAMSPRAVTPTRTPTPTPTPPPPPGPQLQPPTPTAAAPIVMQASPTALNVTCQSPTQPMTMPSPRACTPTPPATGAGNATQMSPPPINIHAIQEAKEKLKQEKKEKHATKKLMKELSVCKTLLGEMELHEDSWPFLLPVNTKQFPTYRKIIKSPMDLSTIKKKLQDLSYKTREDFCVDVRQIFDNCEMFNEDDSPVGKAGHGMRKFFESRWGELTDKHS, from the exons ATGAATAAAAATGCCGGCGATGGCAGCGGCAACGACGGCAAAAACTCAAACAAAGGTAGTGGAGGCTCCAATGGCGGCGGTGGGGCTGGTGGCGCCGGCGGTAATCCCCATGATCCTACAGGACTCTTAGATGCTGCGTCACTTTTTG CGTATTGGGGTCGTGACCCCACTGGAGCCGCTGCTGCGGCCGCCTCCAATCCTCTATTCAATTCGCAATTTaatgctgccgctgccgccggCTTAGGTCTTTTGCCAAATACAGCTGGAGCCGCTGCCAACGATCGTTATTCAATGGCCGCGGCAGCAGCCGCAGCGGCAGGAGCCCATCATCATCAGAATACCATGGCTGTGGCGGCATCACAGGCCGCCAGTTTGGCAGGTCTGCATCCAGCAA GCTGGTGGTCTATGGCCCAATTAGCTGCCCAGGACTATTTCAGTCGCCTGCAGGCATCAGGTCTTTCACCATTTCCTCATCCCGATTTGGCAGCAGCATTTGGTCCAGCTGCTGCCATGGGTATGGCTGGTGCAGGCGCTGGCACAAATGCAAGTGGCGCAGCAGGTGGAAGTGCAACTGGCTTAGGTGGTGTTACAGGCAATGCGGGCGGTAGTGGatctggtggtggtgctggagGAGGAGGCGGATCGTCGAGTTCTTCAAGCAGTAAATCGAACAAGTCGCGGAAGGAGAAACGAGCCgcccagcaacagcagcaacaacaacaacagcaacagagtCTGGCCAACAGTATAAACGCAGCGGcggctgctgcagcagcagctgcagccaACAATCCAGCAGCAGCATTGGCCAGCATGCATGGTTTTGGTGTACCCGGCAGCAGTCTGTCATCGGTGAGCACAGGCAGTGGTTCGATACCAACTAGTAGTGGCGGAGGAGGACATGGTGGCTACAAG AGCACTGCCAGTGCTTATGGTAAACCATCGACTATGACAAGCACTAGTAGCTTGTCTAGTAATCCTGGCTCTGCTTATGACCCTGTGACCCTGCATAAAGAGCTGCTGGCCATGCAGGCGGTGGCCGCAGCAGCCTCTGGCTCTAGTTCAAACAGTTCCTCGGGCAAAAAATCTGGAGGAGGCAGTTCCTCATCATCATTGCATGGCCATTTGACTGGCgtgggtggtggtggtggatcCAGTGGTAGTAGTGTTGGCATGATGTCCGGCAGTAAATCTTCCACCAATGTCAGTTCCAGCAATGCCTCATTGGGCGGCCTGCATTCAAACAATCCTCTAATGTCACCTCACTCGGCTCTAGTTAGTGGTGCTGGGATGGGTGGTGGCAGTGCGGGTTCTAATTCTTCCTCTTCATCGGGCAAGGATCGTGATAAGAATAATCCCTCATTAAATGCCCTCAATTCGTTGACCCAATTCGGTGCTTTGGGTATGACACCGCAGCAAAGTATGCAGAGTATGCAGGCGGCGATGAATGCATTTGCGGCTAGTACCACTTCGGCTGGTTCTGCAGGAGCTGGAGGTGGACACTCTGTAAGtagtcagcagcagcagggaggagcaggaggaggTATTGGCAACACAAATGCAGGAGCTGGTGGGAAAGCTAAGGATTATCTAAGTGGAGCGGGCATGATGAG CAATGAGCATCCATCTTTGTTAGGAGTTCGCCTTCCACCCGATACGGAGATCATTAAGTACACATCATCTATTGTTGGTCCCAAAATTCCTGGTACTACATCACGCGGTCGTAAAAAGACCATTTCCGAaacagaacaacaacaacaaaacacacaacaacagaaacaacaacaacaacaccaagtCGAACACTtactccaacaacaacagaaagaTCTTGATACCACAACAAATGCAATTTCCTCTCTACTTGCATTTCCAGGTCTCAGTCCCGCCAAGCGGGCTAGACTAGAAATGGAGTATGCCGCCATGGCAGCAGCtgcgcaacaacaacaacaactccaCGGCATGTtgggagcagcagcagcagccgctgcAGCATCTGGTATGCCTGGCATGAGTGGATTACCCACATCACTGGAACAATTAAGCGGTGTCGTCGTCGGCGGCGGTGGCACAAAGGGTGGAGTCTCATCATCCAGTGGCGGAGGTGGTGTCGGCGGCTCCTCCTCATCATCGTCAACAATCACCAGCAGTGGCGCACAGAGTGGTGGCTCATCGTCGGCCATttctcagcagcagcagctccagCAACAGAATCGCGGAGATTTATCAGCCTCGTCATCGGCATCCAATGATCGTGTTGAGGTTATCAAATTGCCACCAACAATCACCTCAAACGGAGCATACAATCTATCCAATAAGGGTAAAGAAATCCATGATCTTACTACAGATCATGGACCCGGAGCCGGTGTTAATTTAAGCCTAAAATCCAATAATCTAAGCTCAGCTGGTGGCGTTGGAGGCGCTGGCGGAGGAGCGGCAGGTGGAGCAGGTACTGGAGCTGTTGGTTCCGCCTCCAATCCCATAACGATTGATGATTTCGATGCACCACTCAATTTGTCCATGAAACCCTCGGATAAGAGCAATTCCCAGTCTACATCATCAACGAGTGTAACAAATTTGGCAAGTGATTATCAGACCGGAGGTGGTGGACAATCCGCATCTGGAGGATCAGCTGCTGGTGGTTCATCAAATAGTCTACAAAGTCTGAGTTCGATTACCGCTGCTTTGGGTGGCACTGGAGGAATGCCCGGCGGCGCTAGTGGTGTAACCTCACCAGctccccatatgggaggagcCGGCGGCGGTGTCATATCAGCAGGAGGCAGTTCAGCTGTTGGTGGTTCGAATTCTAATTCAGGATCCAATTCGAGTTCATACAAGGAAGGACGTCCACGCAATTTGGGACGCGGCGTATCGAAACCCAAAAAGAATACTGTCGCTTCTCTGCTGGCTCAATCTCGGGCAGTGGGCTTAAAACCCATGCTGGCCACTCAACAACTACTTCAACAGGGAGCTGATATA GAGAAAATTCGTTTGGCTTTGAGTGAGGCTAATGCCCACATGGAAACCTCCACAGATTCCGAAAGCATGGCTGCCGAGAGTGGCCTATCCGAATCGGAGTCAGAAGATGCCAATATACACAATGTGTCCGAGTTACGTGTACCCTTGGAATTGGGTTGGAAGCGCGATACTGTTATACGGGGATTAACCAAACAGGGACAAATACGCGGCGAGGTTACATACTATGCGCCCAATAGTGTGGCTCCACTTAAGACCATTGGCCAGGTTTTTGCT CACTTGGAACAGCAACCATCCAGTCTTACGCGTGAGAATTTCAGTTTCTCTGCCCGTGCGATTGTGGGCTCATTTCTGCAACCGGCTCCTCCGCCATATGCCAATGATGGTGAATACATACGCATGACCGATGAGGATGTGGCCAAACGTCTGGAGGATTTAAAAGTCTTCACTCGTCAAACTCTCAATGTGGAGCAACGCATTGAGATAGCCAAGCAACAGCAGGCCATGCGTGATGCCAAGAAGCAACAAAAAGAGGAACTTGCTCGCAACAAGGAGAAGGCTCGTCAAGAGAAAAATGCCAAGCTGGAGCAGCAACGCAAAGAGAAGGAACTTAAGAATCAACAGGCTATTGAA GAGCGCAAAAAACGGCAAGAGGAATTGGATAGGCTCAAGCAGGAGGAATTGATTAAGAAGCAACAG GAGAAAGAGAAGCGACGTCAGGAAGCAATTTTAGCTAAGGAACAG GAAttacaaaagcaaaaggaacTACTGCTGGCTGCCGAAATG GAACGTGAACGCCGTCGTCAGCATATGAATCTTATTCGCATGTTGGAAGTTCGCCGCAAGTTTGAAGAGCGTGAGAAGAAGAAACATCAATTGGTTTTGGATCGTCTGATTTTGCGGGAGCGTCGGATGGCAGAACGTAAGAGAGATGCTGATATCCTTCAATTGATACGACGACCCAATGAGGATTCGGAAATGCCACAAGAAATCGCTGTGCCAGAATTGGAGCGTATTGCTGGCAATCGATTGCCTGGACAGGCTATGGCTGATCTTCTTATGGTGTTTGAGTTCTTGCACAACTTCGGTGAGACACTTGGATTCGATATGGAATCGTTGCCATCATTGCAGAATTTGCATGATGCTCTGATCAGTGACAGCAATGCCGATGCCGAGGAAGAATTGCTGTCGGTGATGACTCATTTGCTGGTCTGTGCCATTGAGGATCCGGGTGTGCCCAATCCGGGCAGACATACCACACTGTTGGGACAATCGTTGCGAAATGCTGATATAACCAATTCGAATGTATCTGAGATTTTGAGAATCTATTTGTATGCCACTGCAACGGGAGAAATACGTCAAATGTATGGCATCACAGTGGATCGTGAGCGGGAACGTCGTGTGCCCGATCATCATCAATTGGATGCAGATTCGGCAACACATTCGGCCAAGAATCAAGAGTACTACAAGCTGCTCCATGAGAATGATACGTGGAAATTGTCACATTATCTCAAAGATCGTCCATTTGTGGCCTTGAATCCGACTAGAAAGGCCCAAATGTTGGCCCACCTTTGCAACGATTTGCTGATGAATAAAGCGGTCCTCCGCCAAATTGATGGCAGTCTGGAAACATGTGCCCAGATGAGGAAAGAGAAGTACATGACGGACATGAAGGTACGCAAGTATAAGGCCCTTCATATGCGTAAGGCGCGCATTGAGGCTTATGAGAAGGCCCAAGCAGAACGAGAAGCAGCCATGCAAGCTCTAATGGCCCAGCAGAAACTCGATGCAGAACGCTTAGCACTCGCCAAGCAGGCTGAGGCGGAAGCAGCCGCTGCCATTGCTGTGGTTCCAGTTGATGGAGAGAATTCCAAGGCGGAAGTTAGTGGCGAAACAACTACCAATAATGGCGGGGAAAAAGAAGATGAAACCAAGGATCcagaggcagcagcagcaacaacaacaacaacaacacagccAATGGAAGTGGATAGTAATGATAAAGAAGAAACTGCTCCAGCCACTCCAGCTGCAGTTGGCGCTCCGTCGACTCTTCAGTTAGGAGCAGGAGCTACTGGTGACTCCTTAGTCAGCCCAACAAAGATGACTGCTGTTCCCATTAGCACCACGACAGCCACCACCATCAGCGGTGGGGAACAGTGCGCCGCCACTATTGCCACGCCCACCTATCAACATAATGGCTCAGCGACGACGACGCCGACAAACAGCGCTTCGCTTGTTACGGTTGCTGCCGCCGGCGATGCCCTCTTGCAGGCCAAGAAAACCGGAGCCCGCAATTCCATCAACGAGGATGGACAACATCCCGATGTTAGTATCAGCATTGAGGATGATCTCTCCGATCTGGATTCGGAAATCACAAATGTGGAAGAGGACGAGGATAATCGCCTGAGTGCCGATGAGTTGCAAAAGAAGCTGGACAAGATTGTACGTGCGTCACTCAATTGCAAAGAGGCTTTGGAGAAGAGCACAAATCAGCTAAGGGCCGCATGCTTTGGCCAGGATAGATTTTGGCGTCGCTATTGGAAACTACCGAAAGCGGGAGGCATATTCATTGAGGCCCTGGAGTCGGCACAGAATGATATATGTGGCTATCATGAGGCACTGGAGGGTATGGACGAGCAGGCAACGGATagagaggaagaaaaaaaGGCAGAATCAGTGGATGGggatgcagcagcagcggcagccgAACAAGATGAGCCGATGGATGTCGATGAAGACGTTGATGCTAATGACAAAAAGGCAGTGGAGGAACCACCACTTGCTTCAGAACAGCCACAAGCGGATgcggagcaacagcagcaccaGGAGgaagacgatgatgatgacgatgattgCACTGAGATCAACAAAGTCGAACCCGAAATTGTTGATCttggcgatgatgatgatgatccgCCCAAGAGTGACCCAACGGCTCCGCCACCACCGCCTCCACTACCAGCACCTCGTCCCGAAATTAAGGTGAAATCAGAAATGGAGCTAATGGGACCACCACCCACAGTTATTTCAACAAAAACCGATTTCGAGGCTGAGATTAAGATACCCACCATTCCTGGCCTGATACCCACaatcaataataacaacaataatgcCAATGTCAACGATTTTACCAACATGATGAACATGAACAACATgggcagcaacatcaacaacatcaacatGAACATTAACAATTGTGATAAGATGGACTTGACGTCCATTAAAGCCGAGATGGATTTGAAAAAGGAAGATGACTGCATTATAGTGTCCACCACAACAATTGGTGATGATTCACCCAAATGGTTCTCGATTGTCAAACGGGAAGTCCCACTGATTAGCGAATTGCCTGCCGAAGATGGCGGTGTCGTTTCGCAGGAACTTCAGCATAGCTATGCCAATCAGAATTGTTATGCCCAGTTGCAATTGCAGGGTCATCCATGGGATTTGATTAATAATATGCAATATTATTCTATACCCATGGACGAGTGTAAAGTGGAGCCGACCAAATACACCCAGGAATGTATATTCTCGTTGAGTGGCTTGGATGAGAAGCAAATGCAGGCCAAAATTGATGAATATGCTGTGAAAATGAGTTCATCAGGAACAGGAACGGGAACAGATGCCGCCAATTTAACAGTGTCAAAAAACGGTCTGGGCTCTCCTCATCCGCCCAGCGAGACTGATGAGGAGTTAAAAaagacaacgacaacaacgaaaTCCGAAACGGAGGAAAAGTTTTTTCGTTTAGGCAGTGAAGTCCCACCAGACACTGGGGGTGGGACTGGGGCTGGGCCTGGAGTTGGAGCTACAGCAgcagctggagctggagctggagctggtgAAACCGAAATTGAAGTAAAGCCAAAAATTGAGCTACGCTTGGATGAGGCGCTCTCGCAGGCCTACTATCACAATATAGCCAATATGTCGTTGAGCAGTGTCCAAACATATATACCCATTGATATTCCATTGCCCCTCTCCATGACCCCCGATGAGCATCGTCTGCTGGAACAAGTGAAATTGGCTGGCTTTCCTGAAAAAGTTCATGGTGTCTATGTGCCACGAAGGCATCGCTATGGCTGGTGGCAACTCAACGATGAGCAGAAATTGCGTCAACTGGTGAAATCGTTAAATCCATCCGGATTAAGGGAACGTGAACTTCAGGAGAATTTGCAACGTTTCCTCACCCTGGAGCAACCGTTGGGAGTTAACTATTTGCTCAAGGAGCATGAAACGGAAGTCGTTGAGTACATGATGCCCGATAAGCCAAACGATTGGAATCCTAAGGTGGCCAAACGTGTGGAATTGGCTCTGCTAGAGCAACTCGAATCGTTGGAAGATAAAATCGCCAGTGCATCGATGCAGCTTAAAAATTGGCAATTGCCCAATCGCATCGAGAACGAACTCAATCTGGAGCAAGAGGATGTGAGTGAAGAGGATTTCGTTAGCATTATACCCATGATAAGGGAACGCATTATTGATCTGGAGGCAAATATTGAGAGAAGATACCTTAAGCCACCTCTGGGATCCCAAACGGGTGATGCTCATTTGGCTGTGATTGCCCAAAATCAGCATACATCGACACAGACTCAAAATTCCGCATCGGCAGCGGCATATCTTCtgcaaatgcaacaacaacagcagcagcagcaacagcagcaacaattggttggccaacagcagcaacaacaacaccagcaacagcttggtaacaacacaaacaacagcagcaacctTAATCCTTCATCCTTCAATGAACGTACCATGGCCCTGGCAGCAATTGCAGCAGCCGCTAACCCACCCATTCTCGATGGTAGCTCTGCTAATCCAGCTGAATGCACCTCTGGCAATGTCTCACCTGCCAGCAATTGCGATAGCGACAAAGATGAGAAGGTCGAGAATATCCCAAAAGGCCTAGTCCAATGGCGTGATGCAGTTTCTCGTTCGCATACCACTGCCCAACTGGCCATGGCCTTGTATGTTCTTGAATCCTGTGTGGCCTGGGATAAGAGCATCATGAAGGCG AATTGCCAGTTTTGCACATCGGGCGAGAATGAGGATAAACTCCTGCTCTGCGATGGCTGTGATAAGGGCTATCACACATACTGCTTCAAGCCCAAAATGGATAACATACCCGATGGCGATTG GTACTGCTATGAATGTGTCAATAAGGCCACCAATGAGCGCAAGTGCATCGTTTGTGGTGGTCATCGTCCATCTCCAGTGGGCAAAATGATCTATTGTGATCTGTGTCCGCGTGCCTATCATGCTGATTGCTATATACCGCCACTTCTGAAGGTCCCAAGGGGTAAATGGTATTGCCATGGTTGTATAACACGTGCTCCACCTCCGAAAAAACGCAGCGGGGGAAGTAGCAGTAAATCCCGCCGGGATCGTGATGCCAGCACAGCGGCCAAGCGACGGAATGATAAACAGCTAACAAGTGGTCCGGGAAGTTTGGAGCAAATTGCTGTAGGCGATGTTCAaccgcagcagcaacaacagcaacaacaacaacaacaacaaattcttCTCAATGCCTCTCAACAGTCACTAAACTCATCGCACGATGAGTCAATGACCTCATTGCCAGCACCACTAAg TCCTGCCCATTCTGTGGCCTCAGCCACCTTTGATGAACAGCATCATAATAATTCCATTGATGGCTCACGCTTTCCCACAACTACCCACAATAATGGCGGTGTACCCCTAGCTGAAACGGAGGGCAGTGCCAGCGGAGGAGTCACTGCCACCAGTTATCCACCTTATCCGCCACCAAGTAATTTTGCCACAACTGGAATGGCTAATCGTACGCCGCCATCGTTGCCGCAGCCCCTGCAGTTTAATACGGCCATGTCACCACGAGCTGTGACTCCGACCAGAACGCCAACTCCCACGCCAacaccgccaccgccgcccGGTCCACAATTGCAGCCACCGACACCAACGGCTGCTGCTCCGATAGTTATGCAGGCATCGCCAACAGCTTTGAATGTGACCTGTCAATCGCCCACTCAGCCTATGACCATGCCCTCGCCCAGAGCATGCACGCCAACGCCACCCGCCACTGGAGCGGGAAATGCAACACAAATGTCACCACCGCCCATCAATATACATGCCATACAGGAGGCCAAGGAGAAGCTTAAGCAGGAGAAGAAGGAGAAACATGCCACAAAGAAGCTGATGAAAGAGCTCTCCGTCTGCAAGACTCTACTGGGTGAAATGGAG CTACATGAGGATTCTTGGCCATTTCTATTGCCGGTGAATACGAAACAGTTTCCTACATATCGTAAAATCATCAAATCCCCAATGGATTTGTCCacaattaaaaagaaattgcaGGATTTAAG CTACAAAACCCGCGAAGACTTTTGCGTTGATGTACGACAAATTTTCGACAATTGCGAAATGTTCAATGAGGATGATTCTCCCGTTGGCAAGGCGGGTCATGGCATGCGTAAATTCTTTGAATCTCGCTGGGGTGAACTAACCGATAAGCACTCCTGA